Sequence from the Paenibacillus riograndensis SBR5 genome:
TCTGGGACTGGAAGCGCTGCTTGATCTGGGGCTGCGGCTGGGTGAGGGAACGGGAGGCGTGCTCTCTCTTCACCTGATTGAAGCGGCCAGCCGCATCATGACCGAGATGGCTACCTTCGAAAGCGCGGGAGTTTCGGGGGCTGAGGGGAAATGAGCATTCTTGTAACCGGTGGGGCGCGCAGCGGGAAAAGCGGTTTTGCCGAGCAGCTGGTGTTCTCCCTGGCGGATCAGGCCGTATATGTGGCTACCGGACAAGCCTTTGATGAAGAAATGAAGGCCCGGATTGCCCTGCACCGCAAGCTTCGTGAAGAGAGCGGCGGCGCATGGGAGATGCTGGAGGAGCCGCTTGAGCTGCCTGAACTCCTGGACCGCCTTTCCGGCGGCAAGGCGGTGCTTGTGGATTGCCTGACGCTGTGGCTCTCCAATGTCCTGCTGGCCGTGGAGGATCAGGAAGACAGACAGGAACGGGTGGTGCGGGAACTTTCCCGGCTGGAGCGGAGTGTAGCTTCCTTTCGCGGCACGCTGGTGCTGGTGACGAACGAGGTGGGTGACGGCATTGTGCCGGAATACCCGCTTGGCCGGCTGTACCGGGATTTGGCCGGACGGATGAATGCGCTGCTGGCCCGGCAGTGCGGGCAGGTTTTTCTGGTTACTGCCGGGATTCCGGTTGAGCTGAAGAGCCGGGAGTACCGGTTATGAGCGTGCGGGGGGATGCTGCGGCTGCTTTTCAGTTTCTTTCACGCTTCCCGGTTAAGGGGGGCGGGGATTTCTCCCGCGAGCTGCTGCAGCGCAGCGTGGTGTATTACCCTGCGGTTGGCGCAGCCATCGGGTTAAGTGCGGCATTAGGCGCAGGCGTTGCGGCCTGGCTGCTGCCTGCCTGGCCTGCCGCCATCATCACCCTGATCCTGTGGGTGTGGCTGACGGGCGGCTTGCATCTGGACGGCTGGATGGACTGCGCGGATGGGCTGCTCAGCTACCGCACGCGGGAGCGGATGCTGGAGATTATGAAGGACAGCCGCATTGGGGCCATGGGGGTGCTGGCCTGCATGCTGCTCCTGCTGCTGAAGGCCTCGCTGCTGGCGGCATTCCTCGAAGGCGGCTCCTGGACGGAGCTGCCGCTGCTTCTGCTGCCGCCGGTCTGGAGCCGCTGGTACATGGTGCGGGTCATGGTCCGCTACCCGCTTGCCCGCGGCGATGACGGCCTGGCCGCCAGCTTCAAGGGCGTGCCTGCCCGGCAGGAGCGGCGCACCCTGCTGCTGGCGGCGCTGCTCTCGCTGGCCGCAGCCGCCGCACCGCTGGCGCTGGGCGCGGGCGAAGTCTGGCCGCAGCTGCTGGCAGCGGCCATCCTGGCCCCGGCGCTGGCGCTGGCCTGCGGCACGCTCGCTGCGCGGCGGGTCCGCAGCCGGCTCGGCGGGCTCACCGGCGACGTGTACGGCGCGCTGAACGAGCTGCTGGAGGCGCTGCTGCTGCTCCTGCTGGTGCTGCTGCAGCATAACCTGTAGCGCGCGCCAACCCACAGGATAAGCTATACCGGTGACCGCTTATCCACATATACAACTGCTTCGCCTGTACGCCGGCAGCAGGAATATAACAAGGAGGCTTGGCATGGAAGATCAAGCAGCAGCAACACAAAGGAAGCCGCAGCCTGCGGCCGTGCTGATGATCCAGGGCACGGCCTCGGATGTCGGGAAGAGTCTGGTGACCGCGGCCATCGGGCGGATTATGACCCGGGACGGATACCGCACGGCACCGTTTAAGTCGCAGAACATGGCGCTGAATTCCTATGTTACTGAGGACGGCAGGGAAATTGGCCGTGCCCAGGGTATGCAGGCCGAAGCGTTCGGCATTACCGCCACCACGGACATGAATCCGATTCTGCTGAAGCCCTCAGGCGAGATGAGTGCCCAGATTGTGGTGCACGGCGTGCCGCATACAGCGCTGAGTGCGCGCGAATACCGGGAGAAGTTTCTGCCCGAAGCTAAAAGCACGGTGATGGATGCGCTTGGACGGCTGCGGGCGGCCTATGATATCGTGCTGATGGAAGGCGCAGGCAGTCCGGCGGAAATCAACCTGAAGGCCAGGGACATCGTCAATATGAACCTCGCAGGCTGGGCGGATGCTCCGGTACTACTGGTTGCCGACATCGACAGAGGGGGTGTGTTTGCCTTTCTGGTCGGCACGCTGGAGCTGTTGGAGCCGCATGAACGGGCCCGTGTCAAAGGCTTCATCATCAATAAGTTCCGCGGCGACCTGTCGCTGCTGCAGCCCGGACTCGATTGGCTGGAGCAGCGGACAGGCATCCCGGTGCTCGGGGTGCTGCCTTTTCTTCCGCGCCTGCGGATTGAAGCCGAGGATTCCGTGGTTCTGGAAGGAACCTCGGGCCGTCTGCATGCGGAACGGGGGAAAGAGCTGGATGTCGCCGTTATCCGCTACCCGAGAATCTCTAACTTCACCGATTTTGATCCGCTGGAGGACGAACCGGATACGGCTGTGCGTTATGTAAGCACCGCTGTAGAGCTGGGGACACCGGATGTCATCATCCTGCCGGGCACGAAGAACACAGCCGCCGATCTGGATTATCTGCGGGAGCAGGGCTTCCCGGAAGCTATCGCAGCCGCGCTGAACCAGGGAACCCGGCAGCTTGCAGGAATTTGCGGAGGATACCAGATGCTGGGCTTGAAGCTTCTTGATCCGCATGCTGTAGAAAGTGCAGAACCCGGCGAAAGGGAGGGACTTGGGTTTTTGCCGCTGTCGACCTCTTTTCTGCGGCAGAAGACCACCGTCCGTGCCACCGGCCTGCTGGCTCAGGATCATCCGCTGCCACTCTACGGCGGGGAAGCGGCTTCCGCTACGGCAGCAGAGCTGCCCGTGGAAGGATACGAAATCCATATGGGCACAACCACAAACCATGACCCTGCATCGGTCAGAAGCCTTTTCCAGCTGAAAGGACCGGATGGAAGTATGCAGCAAGAAGGCTGGGGAACGCCGGAAGGACGGGTCTGGGGAACCTATCTGCATGGATTGTTTCATAATGATGCCTTGCGCAGAGCCTGGCTTGACGGCCTGAGGCAATCTAAAGGACTTGCACCGCTGGGGCAGACTTTCTCGGCAGCGGCGCTGCGCGAGCAGGAGTTCGACCGGCTGGCGGATACCGTGCGCGCGAGCCTTGACATGGCTGCCATCTATGAGATCATGGGTGTATCTCAGCAAGGGAGGTAACCATGGTCATTGCGATTCTGCTCTTTATTGTTGCCGGCCTGGCCGAAATTGGCGGCGGCTACCTGGTCTGGCTGTGGCTGCGGGAAGCACGGCCGCTCTGGTATGGAATGGTTGGAGCGCTGATCCTCGTGGCGTACGGCATCATTCCCACCCTGCAGAAGTTTCCTTCCTTCGGCAGGGTCTATGCCGCCTATGGCGGCGTGTTCATCGTGCTGGCCGTGCTGTGGGGCTGGCTGGTCGATAAAAAAACACCCGATCTCTATGACTGGCTGGGTGCCGGCATATGTGTAATCGGCGTGTCTGTCATTTTGTGGGCGCCAAGACATTGAGCGGCGGGCAGGCTGCGCCCGGCATCATTCTATTGCAGTTTCTGCAGCAGATGCGGCATAAATCGGCTAAAAACTCAATCTGTTAAAGCAAGCAGCCAATGACCAAAAACGCAAAGCAGCGATTCTCCAGTAACGGGAGAGTCGCTGCTTTGCTCAATTTTTGTGGTTTTAAGAATGAAGAAAGCTATCACAGTCAAAGAAATCTACTTTTGGGACAGCCCCTTCTACATTTCTCCCATTGCCTCCGCTGCGCCCGCTGGTCATTAGGGATGAAGCTCTGTCCAGGAATAGCCTCCGTCCGCTGTGCTCCAGAGATATTCTTATGTTCAAAAGATTACATAAATGTGCAAACGATTGCCATTACGGGTTTTCCGTCAAAACTAATAATATCCATTTAATCAAAATTTAACATAAAATAGGTTTACTATTGGTACATTATATGGTATATTTATCCTGAATTTCATACCAAAAAAAAGGAGATGTCGTAAAATGTTCAAGAAGATGAATAAGAGTTTATCGATTTTGGTTTTGGCAGCTGTTTTTGTGCTAACGTTTGCGCAATCTGTCTTTGCCAGTGACCAGCCTGTTCAACTGACTTCAGCCAATCTATATCTTTACAAGTTTGGATACGTTGGATTCAGCGGCAATATCGAAGTAAGCAACCTGGGCAACCCAAAAACTGTAACTATTCACTATACTCCTGGAGACGGTCAGTGGTATGATACGAACGCCTCTTATCAAGGCCCAACGGACTCCACGCATGAAAAATGGAGTTTTATAGTTTCCACCGATAACATTAGCAATAATAATCCGCAGCTCACAAATGCCCAAACGATTCAATTTGCAATTAAGTATGAAGTCAATGGACAAACTTATTGGGACAATAACAACGGACAAAACTATTCCGTCAGCCGTTTTAATGAAAGTTCAACCATTCTTGGTAAACCGAACGTTTTTCGCGCTTACGATGATTTATATGAGAACACATTCTCGGGTAGTGTATATGTCAAAAATTTAGTCTCCAGCAAAGAGGTTAAAATCAAATATACAACCGATAACTGGAATACAACCAGGGAAGGGTTCGCCAGCTACTCCATACCGGCGAACTCCGATGGCAGCGTAGAAATCTGGGGTTTCAGCTTTAATAATATTGACCCAAGTGTTACGCAAATTCAGTACGCTATCTCCTACACCGCAAATGGACAAACGTATTGGGATAATAATTACGGGAACAACTACACAGTAAATCGCCGTTAATACAGAAATATATCCGTGAACTTAATGCTCTTCCCCTTGTTTAAAACGGACTTTTTGGGCTGTCCCAAAAGCCATGAAATGGCTGCTTGGGACAGCCCCTTATTTTGGAATAGGATCAAAGTGAGCCCTTGGGTGGACGCTCCGCGAACGGACCGTTGTTCCAATCGCTGTTGTCCCCAGATTTTATTTATTCTCCTTAGCGGTGAAAATCCGGGGACAAAGGCGACCGCTCCCGCTTTTCCACAATCGTTCCGTCCTCTCCGCAATATACCATGGACCAACTTTGCTAGCCAATGGATCTGGAAGAAGATATTCCAGAAAGAACCTCCCTTTCATGTGGCTGGCCGGACGGCAACGCCCCAACTTTCGCACGCTGAATCGCTTCCGTTCCCAGCGAATGAGGAATGTCCTTGAAACGGTATTTACAGCCGTGCTTCAGTTTGCCCAAGAACAAACCACTGAAAAAAGCGGTTCGGATGTTGCGTAAGGATTTGCTGCAAATCGGGACCGAAAACCAATTTATTTTAGCCTACAGTTTACATCAAAGACCGACCGACACCCGCTGTTTAGAGCCGCATATGGAAAAAGTGCAGCAGATCCTCGGACAATTGCCAAAGACAGTCATTGCGGATGCAGGCTACGGCAGTGAAGAAAACTACGCCTATCTGGAAAAGAAAGAGATTCAGGCGGTGGTAAAGTACGGCAGCTACCATAAGGAAAAGAGTAAAGCCTGGAAAGCAAACGTTGGTAAAATCGAGTACTGGACATACAACACAGCCGAGGATCACTGGACGTGCCCAGCCGGAAAGTGTATTTGGACAACTGAAGAACAACCGGGGGTTCCGGCGATTTCTGCTTCGCGGCATGGAGAAAGTGATGCTAGAAGTCGGTTGGCTTTCGCTCGCCCATAATCTATTGAAGCAAGCTGTAATGGACCAAAAACAGAAAGCAGCGATTCTCCAATAACGGGAGGATCGCTGCTTTTTTAACATTTGAAGCTTTTGAGAAATTTGAGAATCTGACTCGTCAGTAGAATATCTACTTTTGGGACAGCCCCTTTATGCTTGCTGTTGCGGCGGACTCGCGGGTACGCCGGACTATATTTTGAACTGCTGTACGGCTTGCTGAAGTTTCACGGCCTGTTGGTACAAATGCTCTACGGTTTGCGCATGAACCTCCAGCTCCTGGCGCTGGCGTTCGGAGTTGGCGGCGAGGGTATCGGCATTTTGCCGGGACTTGGAAGTGATCTGGGCCGTTTCCTCTACAGAAGCGCTGACCTCCTCGGTGCCTGCCGAAATCTGCTGTGTGGCGGCGGATACGGACTGAATGCTGTGGTTAATGCTCTGAATCAGAATCAGCAGATGGCTAAAAGCATTTCCGGCTTCGGCCACTTTGCCCACCCCGGAAGCCACCTCGGCGTTCACGTGATTCATTTCTTCCACCGACCGGTTCATATCCTCCTGCAGGCTGAGCAGGAACTCACGGATTTGCTCATTGGATTCCTTGGATTGCTCGGACAGCTTGCGGACCTCCCCGGCAACCACCGCAAAGCCGCGGCCATGCTCGCCCGCCCGCGCGGCTTCTATCGAAGCATTCAGCGAGAGCATTTGAATTTGCTTGGTGATTTCCGTAATGCCCTGGACAACCTCACCGATCTGCAGCGAACGCTCGTTCATAATGCGGAACTGCTCCAGTGATTTCACAGAAGCCTCTGCCACCTGGCGCATCTGCTCGACGGCGCTTTGGGCTATGTCGTTTCCGCCTGTTGCCTCTTCAGAAGCCTCGATAATCTGTTCGGTAACCTCACCGGCCGCTGAAGCAATATGCTGGATGCCGGTATTAATCTCATCCATGGCCCGGGAATTATCCTGCGCACTGCCCGCAATGGCAGCACTGCCTTTGCCGATCTCAGCAACGGACAGGGAGGATTGTTCAGCCATTCCGTTCAGAATGTCGGTGCGGCCCTTCAGATCATTGGAGTCTGCGACCACGATACTGGAGGTATCCAGCACCTGTCCGATCATCTCCTTCAGCTGCTGGCTCATGGTCCGGAAGCTCTCGGCGAGCTGGCCTACCTCGTCACTGCCTTTAATCTCCAGCTGCTGGGTGAAATCGCCGCCTGCCAGCTTGTTGCTGTAGGCCGCAAGCTGTGTGATCGGGTGGGTAATTCTGCGGGTCATAAGCAGCGCAGAGCCCACACCGACGATCAGTACGGCCAAAGTGATTCCGGCGCTGGTCCACAGGATACTGCTCATTTTATCTTTGACAAAAGCGACATCCGAACTTGCCCCGATGACCATCGTAGTGCCGGGAACACCGACATACGCGGTCTTATGTATACCATGACTGTCACTATAGATTTCACTGAGTCCGGCCTTTCCTTTGGCGGCCTGTTCCATGGCTGGCTGGACCTCGATGCTCTCATCCGGCTTCAGCCCGGCTCCGTGATCTGCGGTCAGCACGGTGGCTTTGCCTTCCTTCAAATCGATGAGAAAGATGGTTTCCAGATCATGCTGTTTTCGTTTATCCTGGAAATAAAATTCGAGCGTTGTCCTCGATTGCTCGTTTTTGTTCAGAGTCTGCTGGGCATGTGTCGCATTCATATTTTTATAAATGTCCTGGGCGGCGGATGTCAGAAGCTTGTTGATCTGCGGCATGACATAGCTGTTGATGGTATTGATGGATATGAAATAAAAGCTGGTACTTAGTA
This genomic interval carries:
- a CDS encoding YnfA family protein produces the protein MVIAILLFIVAGLAEIGGGYLVWLWLREARPLWYGMVGALILVAYGIIPTLQKFPSFGRVYAAYGGVFIVLAVLWGWLVDKKTPDLYDWLGAGICVIGVSVILWAPRH
- the cobU gene encoding bifunctional adenosylcobinamide kinase/adenosylcobinamide-phosphate guanylyltransferase; the protein is MSILVTGGARSGKSGFAEQLVFSLADQAVYVATGQAFDEEMKARIALHRKLREESGGAWEMLEEPLELPELLDRLSGGKAVLVDCLTLWLSNVLLAVEDQEDRQERVVRELSRLERSVASFRGTLVLVTNEVGDGIVPEYPLGRLYRDLAGRMNALLARQCGQVFLVTAGIPVELKSREYRL
- a CDS encoding cobyric acid synthase — translated: MEDQAAATQRKPQPAAVLMIQGTASDVGKSLVTAAIGRIMTRDGYRTAPFKSQNMALNSYVTEDGREIGRAQGMQAEAFGITATTDMNPILLKPSGEMSAQIVVHGVPHTALSAREYREKFLPEAKSTVMDALGRLRAAYDIVLMEGAGSPAEINLKARDIVNMNLAGWADAPVLLVADIDRGGVFAFLVGTLELLEPHERARVKGFIINKFRGDLSLLQPGLDWLEQRTGIPVLGVLPFLPRLRIEAEDSVVLEGTSGRLHAERGKELDVAVIRYPRISNFTDFDPLEDEPDTAVRYVSTAVELGTPDVIILPGTKNTAADLDYLREQGFPEAIAAALNQGTRQLAGICGGYQMLGLKLLDPHAVESAEPGEREGLGFLPLSTSFLRQKTTVRATGLLAQDHPLPLYGGEAASATAAELPVEGYEIHMGTTTNHDPASVRSLFQLKGPDGSMQQEGWGTPEGRVWGTYLHGLFHNDALRRAWLDGLRQSKGLAPLGQTFSAAALREQEFDRLADTVRASLDMAAIYEIMGVSQQGR
- a CDS encoding methyl-accepting chemotaxis protein, with the protein product MFQVKKSISRKFTRLLFVVLLLSSVLLSTSFYFISINTINSYVMPQINKLLTSAAQDIYKNMNATHAQQTLNKNEQSRTTLEFYFQDKRKQHDLETIFLIDLKEGKATVLTADHGAGLKPDESIEVQPAMEQAAKGKAGLSEIYSDSHGIHKTAYVGVPGTTMVIGASSDVAFVKDKMSSILWTSAGITLAVLIVGVGSALLMTRRITHPITQLAAYSNKLAGGDFTQQLEIKGSDEVGQLAESFRTMSQQLKEMIGQVLDTSSIVVADSNDLKGRTDILNGMAEQSSLSVAEIGKGSAAIAGSAQDNSRAMDEINTGIQHIASAAGEVTEQIIEASEEATGGNDIAQSAVEQMRQVAEASVKSLEQFRIMNERSLQIGEVVQGITEITKQIQMLSLNASIEAARAGEHGRGFAVVAGEVRKLSEQSKESNEQIREFLLSLQEDMNRSVEEMNHVNAEVASGVGKVAEAGNAFSHLLILIQSINHSIQSVSAATQQISAGTEEVSASVEETAQITSKSRQNADTLAANSERQRQELEVHAQTVEHLYQQAVKLQQAVQQFKI
- a CDS encoding transposase — encoded protein: MVKSSTGHTTQPRITGRAQPESVFGQLKNNRGFRRFLLRGMEKVMLEVGWLSLAHNLLKQAVMDQKQKAAILQ
- a CDS encoding carbohydrate-binding protein is translated as MFKKMNKSLSILVLAAVFVLTFAQSVFASDQPVQLTSANLYLYKFGYVGFSGNIEVSNLGNPKTVTIHYTPGDGQWYDTNASYQGPTDSTHEKWSFIVSTDNISNNNPQLTNAQTIQFAIKYEVNGQTYWDNNNGQNYSVSRFNESSTILGKPNVFRAYDDLYENTFSGSVYVKNLVSSKEVKIKYTTDNWNTTREGFASYSIPANSDGSVEIWGFSFNNIDPSVTQIQYAISYTANGQTYWDNNYGNNYTVNRR
- the cobS gene encoding adenosylcobinamide-GDP ribazoletransferase, with translation MSVRGDAAAAFQFLSRFPVKGGGDFSRELLQRSVVYYPAVGAAIGLSAALGAGVAAWLLPAWPAAIITLILWVWLTGGLHLDGWMDCADGLLSYRTRERMLEIMKDSRIGAMGVLACMLLLLLKASLLAAFLEGGSWTELPLLLLPPVWSRWYMVRVMVRYPLARGDDGLAASFKGVPARQERRTLLLAALLSLAAAAAPLALGAGEVWPQLLAAAILAPALALACGTLAARRVRSRLGGLTGDVYGALNELLEALLLLLLVLLQHNL